The following DNA comes from Deltaproteobacteria bacterium.
CATACCATCCCAGTGTCTAAAGGCGGGGTAGATCACCTCAGCAATCTTCAACCCCTCCATTGGCGAAATAACAAAGGCAAAGGTGATAATTATCCGAATTGGACTTGTACAATGACTGGGAAATAAGGGATACCTAAATCCGATAACAATCGAGGCTCTTGCAAAAGTATTTTTTTGTGGTTCGACAAGCTCACCACGAACGGAAAAACTAAATAATTTCAACCTAAGCCCGGTCACCCTGAGCCTGTCGAAGGGTAAATTACGGACTTTTGCAAGAAGCTCAGTTATTAGATTTTGTCCAAATTTTGCACAAATAGAAAAAAATGTCAATAAAAATGTTTTTTTATTTGACATTAGGCGGTTTTAGATTATAATTGCAACCGAACTAAAAGAAAGAAGGTAGGGGGAAACCCATTTTTTAAAAGTCCTGAATACTGGAGGGACACAATGGCCAAAGAAGAAGAGAAACAGGAAGAACAAAAAGGCGGGTTTTTAAAAAGGTTTGGAAAGGCAGCCAAAGAAATGATCTACGGAATGGCTGCCCATGATACCGCCCGATTCGCCCTGAAAACGCGAGGAAGCATGGAGCACCTCTTCATCCTGATCACCATGGGCGACTTATTGGGGGTGCCCATCCTGCCACCTTATTATTCGTTACGCATTTTACCTTACGTCGTCCCGCAGATTGCCACCTGGAAACGAAGGATGCTGCGGGAGCGGGATCTTACAGACGCTCTGGCCTGAAAAATCGGGAGGGCCCGTCTCTCATCCCTGTTTGGATGAAAGGTGCCCCCAATTGCAGTTAAACGCTATGCGCTCTGCTCTATGCGCTTAGCCCAGACCTAAGGGAGGTGTGCCATTCCACTCACAGATATTTTTGAAAAGTTTCCGGACCGGCGGTACATCATGTTCGGGGGAAAGGGAGGGTTGGGAAAGACCACTTTTTCCGCGGCCACAGCCTATTACCTGGCCAAGCGGGGGCATAAGGTTCTGGTCTTTTCCGTAGACCCTCAAGCATCCTTGAGCGACATCTTTAAGCGGGATATCTTCGGCAAGGGGGCAGTGGAGATCATGCCCAATCTCTACGCCCAGGAGATTGATGCGGATCGCCGGATCAAGGAATACCAGGAGGAGATTCGTAAGAAGATCCTGGACATGTACGGGCTGGCGAAAGTTCCCGAAGAAATCGATAGCTACATCCAGGCCGCGGCAGCAGAGCCGGCGATGGAAGAGAGCGCAATCTTTGATGCAGTCGTGGACATCGTGGTCAAAGGCGGCTATGACTACTATATCTACGATCTCGTCCCCCTGGGTCATGCGCTCTACTACCTCTCCATGGCCTCGGTGTATGACGCCTGGATCGATAAAATTACTCACCTCCGGGGGGATATGGCCGAGTACGATCAGGTAGTGGCCATCGTGAAGAGGGAAAAGGAAACGGAGGAGGACAAGATCCTCACCGAGT
Coding sequences within:
- a CDS encoding TRC40/GET3/ArsA family transport-energizing ATPase, with amino-acid sequence MFGGKGGLGKTTFSAATAYYLAKRGHKVLVFSVDPQASLSDIFKRDIFGKGAVEIMPNLYAQEIDADRRIKEYQEEIRKKILDMYGLAKVPEEIDSYIQAAAAEPAMEESAIFDAVVDIVVKGGYDYYIYDLVPLGHALYYLSMASVYDAWIDKITHLRGDMAEYDQVVAIVKREKETEEDKILTELLWIKDRINKSSSILTDKQKTAFFFVIVPEEMIIKDTQKAAGLFAKFDVPLSGYIINRVLPPELKNQDIPEYLRNRITMQEKYLKLIDETFKNEILASVPEMERDVTGLEMIEKMAQAMFGNGGKP